One region of Miscanthus floridulus cultivar M001 chromosome 19, ASM1932011v1, whole genome shotgun sequence genomic DNA includes:
- the LOC136528676 gene encoding uncharacterized protein has protein sequence MAAPRPRIRAVRRGPLLLFLLVPLIYSVSRLHPWAPEKGVCLPPPTAPKRPDRLVLGPAAGQGRPDRLQCQGLIALNKIGLSSEENYSGEPISFVTVFTTYNSVSAGDGNVPSDYVTVGNHSYSKIERSMAILNTFISFIKVSMPRSNVIILTDPGSKISVNQGSATLLPIEGNYSRGNLMLQRIKTYIAFLEQKLVEFDRVEGLNHFVLTDSDIAMVDDLGHIFKKYPHCHLALTFRNNKGQPLNSGFVAVRGTRDGITKAVEFLKQVLEAYSLRYIKASRMLGDQLALAWVVKSHLPSAFGKFSKHETFTGEVNGASVLFLPCAVYNWTPPEGAGQFHGIPLDVKVVHFKGSRKRLMLEAWNFYNSTSKLSDMLCLILRSGRTKYDF, from the exons ATGGCGGCCCCGAGGCCTCGGATCCGCGCCGTACGTCGAGGCCCGctgctcctcttcctcctcgtcccGCTCATCTACTCCG TGTCCAGGCTGCACCCCTGGGCGCCGGAGAAGGGCGTGTGCTTGCCTCCCCCAACTGCGCCGAAGCGGCCTGACCGTCTCGTGCTCGGTCCTGCCGCCGGACAGGGCCGCCCCGACCGCCTACAGTGCCAAG GACTTATAGCTCTGAACAAGATTGGCCTATCAAGTGAAGAGAACTATTCTGGAGAACCCATTTCTTTTGTTACTGTATTCACAACCTACAATTCTGTCTCAGCTGGAGATGGCAATGTTCCATCTGATTATGTAACTGTTGGAAACCATTCTTATAGCAAAATAGAGAGATCCATGGCCATTCTGAACACTTTCATCAGTTTCATAAAG GTATCAATGCCAAGAAGCAACGTGATCATATTGACTGATCCTGGTTCAAAAATTTCAGTAAATCAAGGGAGTGCTACACTATTGCCTATTGAAGGAAACTATTCTCGAGGAAATTTGATGCTTCAAAGAATAAAGACATACATT GCATTTCTGGAgcaaaaacttgtggaatttgataGGGTGGAGGGGTTGAATCATTTTGTTTTAACTGATTCCGATATAGCTATGGTTGATGATCTTGGACATATATTCAAAAAATATCCCCATTGTCATCTGGCTCTTACTTTTCGTAATAACAAAGGGCAACCTTTGAACTCTGGGTTTGTTGCGGTAAGAGGAACCAGGGATGGCATCACTAA AGCTGTGGAATTCTTGAAACAAGTCCTTGAAGCTTACAGCTTAAGATATATCAAGGCTTCCCGTATGCTTGGTGACCAGTTAGCACTGGCGTGGGTTGTCAAGTCTCATCTACCATCAGCTTTTGGAAAATTTTCTAAGCATGAAACATTTACTGGTGAAGTTAATGGAGCATCTGTTCTCTTCTTGCCTTGTGCTGTTTATAATTGGACCCCACCTGAGGGTGCTGGACAGTTTCATGGTATACCCTTGGATGTTAAG GTTGTCCATTTCAAAGGTTCAAGAAAGCGTTTGATGCTTGAGGCATGGAATTTCTACAACTCAACCTCTAAGCTGTCTGATATGCTATGCCTAATCTTGAGAAGTGGCCGGACAAAATATGACTTCTGA
- the LOC136527349 gene encoding elongation factor 1-gamma 2-like — translation MALVLHTGAGNKNAFKALIAAEYSGVKVEVTKNFEMGVSNKTPEFLKMNPLGKVPVLETPDGPVFESNAIARYVARLKDDNPLLGSSRIEQAHVEQWVDFAATEVDPGVAWYLYPRLGYIPYAHTTEETAIASLKRSLGALNTHLASNTYLVGHSVTLADIVLTCNLYHGIARILTKSFTSDFPHVERYFWTMVNQPNFKKVIGEVKQAESVPPVQKKAAPPKEPKAKDAKKEAPKEAPKPKVVEAPAEEEAPKPKPKNPLDLLPPSKMVLDDWKRLYSNTKTNFREVAIKGFWDMYDPEGYSLWFCDYKYNDENTVSFVTLNKVGGFLQRMDLARKYAFGKMLVIGSEPPFKLKGLWLFRGQEVPKFVMDEVYDMELYEWTKVDISDEAQKERVNAMIEDQEPFEGEALLDAKCFK, via the exons ATGGCGCTT GTATTGCATACTGGGGCTGGAAACAAGAATGCCTTCAAGGCACTTATTGCTGCAGAATACAGTGGGGTCAAGGTTGAGGTGACCAAGAATTTTGAGATGGGTGTCTCCAACAAGACCCCTGAGTTTCTTAAGATGAACCCCCTTGGGAAG GTTCCTGTTCTGGAGACTCCTGATGGCCCTGTTTTTGAGAGTAATGCTATTGCACGCTATG TTGCTCGTTTGAAGGACGACAACCCTCTTCTTGGGTCTTCCCGTATTGAACAA GCCCACGTTGAGCAATGGGTGGACTTTGCTGCAACAGAAGTTGACCCTGGTGTTGCATGGTACTTGTATCCAAGGCTTGGGTACATCCCTTATGCTCACACA ACTGAGGAAACAGCTATTGCTTCATTGAAGAGATCGCTTGGTGCTCTGAACACACACCTTGCCTCAAACACATACCTTGTTGGGCATTCTGTTACTCTAGCTGACATTGTATTGACATGCAACCTGTACCATGGAATTGCACGGATCTTGACCAAGAGCTTCACTTCTGATTTTCCTCATGTCGAGAGGTATTTCTGGACCATGGTTAACCAGCCTAACTTCAAGAAGGTCATTGGTGAGGTCAAGCAGGCAGAGTCTGTACCTCCTGTTCAGAAAAAGGCCGCTCCTCCTAAGGAACCGAAGGCAAAGGATGCCAAGAAAGAAGCCCCAAAGGAGGCCCCCAAGCCAAAGGTGGTTGAGGCACCAGCAGAAGAGGAAGcaccaaagccaaagccaaagaatccTCTTGACTTGCTGCCACCAAGCAAGATGGTCCTTGATGACTGGAAGAGGCTATACTCAAACACAAAGACCAACTTCCGGGAGGTTGCCATCAAAG GTTTCTGGGACATGTACGACCCAGAGGGCTACTCTCTGTGGTTCTGTGACTACAAGTACAATGATGAGAACACCGTCTCCTTTGTGACCCTGAACAAGGTTGGTGGATTCCTGCAGCGGATGGACCTGGCCCGCAAGTACGCCTTTGGTAAGATGCTCGTGATAGGCTCTGAGCCACCCTTCAAGTTGAAGGGCCTTTGGCTCTTCCGTGGTCAGGAGGTTCCCAAGTTTGTAATGGATGAGGTCTATGACATGGAGCTCTACGAGTGGACCAAGGTGGACATCTCTGATGAGGCCCAGAAGGAGCGTGTCAATGCCATGATTGAGGACCAGGAGCCCTTTGAGGGCGAGGCCTTGCTTGACGCGAAATGCTTCAAGTGA